Proteins encoded in a region of the Rutidosis leptorrhynchoides isolate AG116_Rl617_1_P2 chromosome 9, CSIRO_AGI_Rlap_v1, whole genome shotgun sequence genome:
- the LOC139868845 gene encoding uncharacterized protein — protein MNIVCYMWLFMHKFNAYGTLSRYVVAKDRSLKVGIDCDETFSPVVKPDTIQTILSLAISRHWNVHQLDVKNAFLHGNLSETLYMHQPPSFLNPTHPDHKKDATEITVSGHPVKDLTMYCSLAEALQYLTFNRLDISYAIRNVLRELHCPLFSATLVYCDKASVVYMSDNPVQHQRIKHIEINIHFVRDFVINGHVRVLHVPSRYQYADIFTKGLPTALFNEFRTSMSVRPAPTPTAGDVSR, from the exons ATgaatatagtttgctatatgtgGTTGTTTATGCATAAGTTTAATGCATACGGTACTTTGAGCAGGTATGTTGTTGCTAAAGATCGTAGTCTAAAGGTTggcattgattgtgatgagaccttCAGCCCGGTTGTTAAACCGGATACTATTCAGACTATTCTCAGTCTTGCTATTTCTCGACATTGGAATGTTCATCAACTGGATGTCAAGAATGCCTTTCTTCACGGGAATCTTTCTGAGACTTTATACATGCATCAGCCTCCTAGTTTCCTAAACCCTACTCACCCGGATCAT AAAAAGGATGCTACTGAGATCACTGTTTCAGGCCATCCTGTTAAGGACCTCACTATGTACTGTAGTCTAGCAGAGGCCCTTCAATATCTTACGTTTAATCGTCTTGATATTTCGTATGCA ATCCGTAATGTTCTTAGGGAACTACATTGCCCATTATTCTCTGCCACTCTTGTGTATTGTGATAAAGCTAGTGTTGTCTACATGTCCGATAACCCAGTTCAACATCAGCGAATCAAACACATTGAGATTAACATTCACTTTGTTCGTGATTTTGTCATAAATGGACATGTCCGAGTTCTTCATGTGCCCTCCCGTTATCAGTATGCAGACATCTTTACCAAAGGCCTTCCCACTGCTTTATTTAACGAGTTTCGCACCAGTATGAGCGTTCGTCCAGCACCCACTCCAACTGCGGGGGATGTTAGCCGATAG